The genomic window CTGGCTGTCGGTGGAGCCGAACCCTTCCTGCCCCTTGGCCTCCATCACGCCGATCACGGTGAAGCTCATGCCCTCGATCTTGACCTTCTGCCCCACCGGGCTGGCCTCGCCGAAGAGGTCGCCGGCCACCTGGGCGCCCAGCACCGCCACATGCCGCCGGCCCTCGAGGTGGGTCTGGTCGAAGAAGCTGCCCTGGTCGGGGTAGCTGTTGCGTACGCTCATGTACTCCGGCGTGGTACCCACAATCCGGGCCATGGTGTTGGCGTTCTGGTACTTGACCTGCCCCATCCGCGAGGCTTCGGGCGCTATCCCCGCCACCAGGCCGGGGTCCAGCCGCTGGCTCAGCAACTCGAAGTCGTCCTGGGTAAGCTGGCCCTGCCCGCCCACCACCACGCTGCCGCTGGCCCGAATGTACCCGGGCATGACGGTTATCAGGTTGGCCCCCATTTCCGTGAACTGCTGCGTCACCCGGGCGGAAAGCCCTTCTCCCAGGCCCACCAGGGCGATAATGGCCGCCACCCCGATCACCACCCCCAGGGCGGTGAGCAGACTCCGTGTCCGATTCACGCTCAGGCTCTTCACGGCGGTCAGAAGGGCGTCCCAGAAGCTCATCGGCGTTCATCCCCCACTATCTTCCCGTCCCGCATCCTGAGGACCCGCCGGGCGTAGGCGGCGATGTCCGCCTCGTGCGTGACCAGGATAATGGTCTTGCCCTCGGCGTTGAGTTCGGAGAAGATCTCCATGATCCGGGCGCTGGTGGCGCTGTCCAGGTTCCCGGTGGGCTCGTCGGCCAGGATGAGCACCGGGTCGTTCACCAGGGCCCGGGCGATGCTCACCAGCTGCTGCTGGCCTCCGGAAAGCTCGGCCGGGCTGTGGTCGGCCCGGTGGGCCATACCCACCCGCTCCAGGACTTCCCGGGCGCGGCGGCGGCGCTCGCGCGCGCCGACTCCGGCGTAGACCAGGGGCAGCTCCACGTTCTCCACCGCGGTCAGGCGGGGAATGAGGTTGAAGGCCTGGAACACAAAGCCCACGTACCTCCCCCTCAGCCGCGCCAGCTCACCGTCGCCCAGCTCCGTGACCTCCACGCCGTTCAGGCGGTAGGTGCCGGCGTCGGCCCGATCCAGGCACCCCAGCACGTGCATCATGGTGGTCTTGCCGCAGCCCGAGGGCCCCATGATGGCCAGGAACTCCCCCGCCTCTACCTCAAAGGACACGCCGTCTACCGCCCGCACCTCGGTCTCCCCCATGCGGTAGGTGCGGACCAGCTCTCTCACCTCGATCTGGGTCATATCCGCGGCCACCCTCCCGTCACCGGGGCGGTGGTCCGCCCGGTCCCATAAGGAAGACGCCCTGCCGCCGCGAGGAGCCGGCTTGGGAGGTAGTCGTGGCGGCACCGGTGCCCGCCGACGTAGTGAGCACTACCGTGGCGCCTTCCTGGAGGCCCTGCGTCACCACCGCGTTAACCCCGTCGTCCGCTCCCAGCTTCACCCGGGCCGGGCGGGGCTGACCGTTCTCCATGACCATCACCACGGCCTCCTCGCCCCGGCGCTGCACCGCCGCCAGGGGCACCAGCAGCACGTTCTCCTCGCGGCTCACGATTATCTCCCCGTCGGCGGTCATGCCGGAGTGGATCTTGCCCTCGGAGTTGGGCACCTCTACCTCGATCTTAAAGATGGAAATATTGTTCTGCTGCTCGGCCTGCGGCGAAACCCGCAGCACGCTGCCCCTGAAGCTCTCGTCCGGGTAGGCCTCCAGAGACACCTCCACTTCCTGGCCCGCCTTTACCTTGGGCACGTCAGTCTCATCCACCTGCAGGGTGAGCAGCATGGTGCCGGTATCGGCCAGCACCAGCAGCTGGGCGTTCTTCTGCACCTCCTGGCCGGCCTCCACGGCCACACTCGTCACCACCCCGGCAAAGGGCGCCTTGATCACCGACTTCTCCAGGTCCGCCTGCAACTCCTTGAGGTCGGACTGCGCCTTCTGCACCGCCAGTTCGGCCTTCCTCACCGTAAGCCCGGCCTGGGCCTCGGCCACCTCCTGGTCCGCGGCCAGGGCTTCGAGGGTCCGCTTGGCGTCCGCGTAGGCCAACTCGGCTTTCTCGGCGGCCTCTTCGTCGGCCTCCAGCTCGGCGGCAGAAACTGCCTCGGCCGCATAAAGCGTCCGGGAGCGCTCCAGCTCCTTCTGCGCGGCGGCGAGGTTGAGTTCGGCCGTGCGCAGGGAAGACTCCGCCTGGGCCAGTTCCTCCCGGGCCTTCTGCTCCTGCGAGGCGGCGCTCAGCCTGGCCTCCTCCAGCTGCAGCCGGGCGGTCTCGAGAGCCTGCTCCGCCTCCTCCACCTGCTGCCGCAGGTCGGAGTCGTCCATCCAGGCCAGGGGATCGCCCTCGGCCACCACCGTGCCCGGCTCCACCACCTTCTTCACGATGCCCTCCCAGGGCGCCAGCATTTCCTGCTCCCTTCCCGGGCTGAAGGTGCCGCTGCCCGGCACGGTAACCGCCAGCGTTCCGCGGGTCACCGTGGCCGTGCGCACCTGCGCAGCGGCGGTCTTGGCCTCCCGGCCGTGGTAGTACCACCACACCCCGCCCACCAAGGCAGCCACCCCGACGGCGGCAATCAAGGCCCAGTGCCAGCGTCGCATTGTCTCGCCTCACTTCCGTTTTTCCGGACAGATTCCGGATGCTTCCTCCGGTCGGCAGAATTATACGGCGGGAATCTGAGAAGTACCTGAAAAAGCAAGAAGAGAACCTGGCGGTAAGACAAACTTTCTCACCCGTGGGACCGTCGCTTTAATGGAACCCGGGAACCCGCCCTTTAGAAGGTAGTGGTGTCGTATATACCAACTTAGTATTGAACAGCATTTAGGATTCGCTATATCTTCTATCGGGACAATTCCCTGAACCTCTAAACGGTCCTATCCTATTTTGCTGTTCTGTTACGATATACAAACAGAGTAATTGTATTTAAAATGACGGTAACGCTAAGAAGAACTGCTGAAACAAACGCCACAGCACCCCTTGTGTCCATAAGTGCAGACCAGTCCTCAATCTTTACCAGAAAATAGCCATAAATAATCTGAAGCCATAGCGAAATAGCACAAGCACTGATGCTTATAATGGAAAGAGTGGCCCAATTGCTATGGTCCATGCTTTTTATCTCGCATGAGATTAACAACAGGAAGTATCCAAGCAATTAAACCGAACACGAGGCTAGCAAAATTAAGCCAAGTACTCATAATATGCTCCTTATATGATAAGCAGAGTTATTTTTCTTATCCGGTCCGCTTCAAAGCCGCAGGCCGAAGGTGCGTGACCAGGACCACCCCGGGCTTTCGCCCTACAGGGTTTCCGCCAGCCTCCTGAGGTCCTCGGCCAGCCCGGAAAGGGCCTGGGAGCCGGCGGCCATTTCCTGCGTTGAAGCTGAAAGCTCCTGTCCCAAAGCCGCAACTTCGTTGACCTTCTGGCTTGCCGCCTGCACTGCCTGGCGAACCTCTTTCAGCACCTGCCGGATGTCCTCCACCGCCGCCGCGCTGTCGTTGGCCAGCTTGCGAATTGACTCCGCCACCACCGAAAACCCCCGCCCGTACTGACCCGCATGGGCGGCTTCGATGGCGGCGTTGAGACCCAGGAGGTTGGAGGTGGAGGCTACGGAGTTGATGAACTCCAGGACCTTGCCCGTCCGCTCAATGAGACCGCCGATGCCGGAGAAGAGTTCGACCAGGTCGGCCTGGTGGCGCGCCAGGGCCTGGGAGGCGGCAGCCACCTGCTGGGTGGACGCCGCGCTTTCCTGGGCCAGCCCCGAAAGGCGGTTCGCCATGTCCATGACTTTCGTCTGGGTTTCCACACTCACCCCCAGGGAAATGGCTCCGACTACCGTTCCGGCCTCATCCTTCACCGGCACGGCCACCGCCCGAATCTCCACCCCGTACGCTTCCTTCGGAACCCTGACCATTACCCTTTCCCCGGACTGTATGGCCCGGTAAAGGGACCCCTGTTTGGAGATCGCCTTGCCCACGACCTCCCGGTCGTCCTCGCGCATCCTCAACCTCTGGCCGCTCAAATGGTACAGAAACTTTTCCCGATCGCAGACTCCAATCATGCACTCCTGGACCTGAAGCTCCTGAATGTACGGTACCGCCCGTATGAGACAGTCCAACACGGTATGTTCCTGCGTCGATGCTTCCGAAACGGCCGCTCGTTCCTCGTAAGCCGTCACCGCCATCCCCCCTGTCGTGTATAGTGCTGGTCGCACATCCTGCGGGCCGCTCACATTGCCGCCTGCGGTCACATCGAGGCGGCTGCGGTCTCAACGGGCGCCTCTTCCTGTACCGCAGCCCTGGAATCCTTCGCCACCGGCACAGGAACATCCTGCCGGCCCGGCCGCCCGCCTGGCCGGACGACCTGCCGATCCAAAAAGGTCCGGGGTCGATACCCACCCCACTTTTTTCCGTGGTCCGCCCTTCAGTTCTGGCCGCGCCGGCCGATGTAGGCAGATAGAGAACCAGAAACGGGGGTGCCTTTCGCGTGGCCACCATGACCATCAGCGGCCTGGCTTCGGGCCTGGACACCGAGGAAATCATCAGCCAGCTCATGGAGATAGAGCGCGCGCCGGTAACCCGGCTGGAAACGCGCAAGACGGAGCTGGAAGCCCAGAAGAGCGCGTGGACGGAAATCCGCACCGCTCTGCTAAGCCTTTCCGGCAGCCTCCTGACCCTTAGGCTTTCATCCACCTTCAACGCCCGCACCGTAACCTCTTCCGACCAGACCGTGGTTTACGGCACTGCCACCGCAAGCGCCGCCGAAGGCACCTACAAAATTACGGTGACGCAGCTCGCCCAGGCCCACAAGATAGCTTCGAACCACCAAATCGAACAGATCAGCATAGAGGGCACCCTATCGATCACCGTAGACGGAAACGACCGGGACATCGCCCTCGAAGTCGGTGACACCCTGGCCGAGATCCGGGACAAGATCAACACCGGGGCGGGGGACATCGTCACCGCTACCATAATAGATAGCCGGCTGGTTCTTACCAGCAAGACCACAGGGGAACAAGGGGATATAACCCTCGGGGGTTCCGAAGGCATCCTGGAGGCACTGGGCCTTGAGGCACCACTTACCCTTGCCAACGCCCAGAACGCGCTCTTTACCGTGGACGGGCTACAGATAGTGCGCTCGAGCAACACAGTGACCGACCTGATCGAGGGGGTTACCCTCAACCTGGTCGGGCTGACGGAGGGCTCCGAAGAGGTAACGCTGGAGGTAGCCCGCGACACCGATACCCCGGTAGAGGCTGTCCAGGATTTCGTGGAGAAGTATAACTCTGCCATGCAGCTCATCGCCGAAACCCTGGGCAAGAACAGCGCCGGCGAGAAAGGGGACCTTTTCGGCGACCCTACCCTGGCGCGGATCCAGCAGCAGTTGAGAAGGCTGGTGTTCGACCCGGTGAGCCTCAGCGCGACAGAGTATACCACCGCGGCCAGCATTGGTCTCAGCACCGGCAGTGTGTCCACCGCCCTCACCTTCGACCGCAGCGGTCAGCTCACCCTGGACACCGACAAGCTTACCCAAGCCCTGGAGGAAGACCCCGACGGTGTCTACGACCTGTTCGCCTCCTCTGAGGCCGAGGGAATCGCCGTGCGGCTGGACGAGTACCTCGATACCCTCACCAAGGCCAGCCTGGGGACATCGGGCAGCCCCGGCGACGGCATAATCAGCGTGAAGGAGAAGTGGCTGGAAAACAGCATCGAGGACATCGAGGAGCAGATCGAGCGCTGGGAGCTGCGCCTGGAGCTCAAAGAGGAGCAGCTGCGGGCGCAGTTCACGGCCATGGAATCCGTGCTGGCCACGCTCCAGAGCCAGGCCACCTGGCTTGCCCTGCAGGTCGCCTCGCTTTCCGGCCTGAGCCTCACGTCCGGCTCCGGCCAGAGCTAAGCCTCGGAATCGAGTTTTGTCGCGGCGCCGGCGTTAAGCGGCTCATCGCTTCTCGTGAGACCTCTCTTGCCACAATTCACTGCGCCCGGCACCTGCGGGCTAACACGGCCCCAAGTCGTAGCCGCCACGTGTGCCTGCCAGACAAGGACTAGGCAGGCCCAGTCCCGACCCCCGAGAGATCATGGCACCAAATCGGCATACTTCTCGAAGAGGCGGTCGATCAAGTTCTCCGTAGTGCAAGGGCGGCTGAAGCGGTCTCACGTGGCAGTGGGGGATGGGGATTACCTGGAGGCAAACGTCCGCACGCCAATGAACGAACCCCGCCAGGCGGCACCGAAATCCTGAAGACGGGGCTCTAGCCACGCCTAGCTAATCGTAAGCGTGGTTTCTCGGCCTTATAGCGATAATCTCTACTTCCCTGGCAGGAAAGTTGTAACGGAAGAAGACTCGCCAGTTACCTGCGCGCAACCTATATTCGCCTGGTCTAGTTTTGACCTTTCCTATGTCAGCAACCGGCGGAAAAGCCTCTAGCTTCTTGATAGCTTCCTTGAGCCGTCTTTGGTCCTGCGGATCCAGCACCCTAAGCTGTCTTAGCGCTTTTGCCGAGAAGACGACGCTAAATGCCGAGCCCTTGCCAGACATCGTCCGCCTTTACCTTTCGGCCCGCTTCAAGATCTGCAATACCCTCTTCGATATCCGCCTCGTCCTCGGGACTAACCCTGACTTCGGGCCAGGCCATCGAATTAAGAACCACCCATAGAGCTTGCACCTGTTCGTCGCTCAGCCGATCGATAAGGGCCTTAACGTGCTCCCTGGCGATCACAGCAATCACCCCGGAGACTATTGTACCCTAAAGGCTGCCCGTGGTCCAGCGCCTGTACCTTGGGCCGGGCGTCTTCGTTTGCCCTTTGCCCCGCTTGGTCCAAGCGACGGTCCAGGAGCTGGCCCAAGCCCAAAAACGCACCGAGCGGCGGATGGAGGAACTGGCCCAGGCGCAAAAGCGCACCGAGGCGGCGCTGCAGAAGCTCGCCGAGGAGCACCTGGAAACGCGGCGCCAGCTCGGCGGCCTGGATGACCGTGGGCTACACCCTGGAGAGGGCGAAAATTTCCCGCAGTTCCCGGTCGGAGAGTTCGGTAAGCCACCGCTCGCCGGCCGAAACCGCCAGCTCGGCCAGCTCTCTCTTGGCCGAGAGCATCTCGTCGATCTTCTCCTCGAAGGTGCCCAGGGTGATTAGCCGGTAGACCATCACCGTGCGCGTCTGCCCGATGCGGTAGGCGCGGTCGGTAGCCTGATCCTCCACCGCCGGGTTCCACCACAGGTCGTAATGCAGCACGTTGGTGGCGGCGGTAAGATTTAGCCCCGTCCCGCCGGCCTTAAGCGATACCACCATTACCGGACAGTCTGCACTCTCCTGGAACCGCTCCACCAGCGCCGTGCGCGCGGCCGGAGAAAGCCCGCCGTGAAAGAACAGGATCTCCTCCTCCAGCTCCCGGGAAAGGAGCCGCACCAACAGTTCTCCCATTTCCCGGAACTGGGTGAAAACCAGAGCCTTCTCTCCCGAGCGCACTACGCCGTTGATGAGTTCCACCGCCCTTTCCGCCTTGCCGGAGAGTTCTTTGGCGGGCTCGCCCTTACGGGTGAAGTGCACCGGATGGTTGCAGACCTGACGCAGAGCGGTGAGCAGCTTAAAGATCAACCCCCGCCGGGTTATACCCGCGCTGGCCTCGATTTGGCGCAGGGTTTCGTCCACCACCTCTTGGTAAAGCGCCGCCTGTTCGGGAGCGAGGTGGCAGTACTCATTGTTGATAACCTTGTCCGGCAGGTCCTTGATGACCGCCCGGTCCGTCTTGAGCCGCCGCAGGATAAAGGGCGCGGTGGCCTGCCGCAGCTTCTCAATCCGGTCCCGGTCGCGGTACTTCTCGATAGGCACGATGAACCGGCGCCCGAACTCGGCCAGGCTCCCCAGGTATCCGGGGTTAAGAAAATCGAACAGGCTCCAAAGTTCACTCAGCCGGTTCTCCACCGGGGTGCCGCTAAGGGCCACCCGGGCCCGAGCCGGAAGCGACTTCACCGCCCGCGTCTGCTCGCTCTCCGGGTTCTTAAGGTTCTGGGCTTCGTCCACCACCAAAAGAGACCACTCCCGACCGCAGAACCGATCTAAGTCCCGGCGCAATATCCCGTAGGTGGTGATGAGCACGTCCACCTGTGAGACGGGAAGCTCCCGGACCGCACCGTGGTACACGGCCACCGCCAAGGAAGGAGCAAAGCGGCGGCACTCCTTCTCCCAGTTTCCCAGCAAAGTGGTAGGGCAAACGATCAGGGCCGGGGGAGAGAGCCGGCCCTCCTCCTTCCATTTGAGGATCAGGGCGATGGCCTGCACGGTTTTGCCCAGGCCCATGTCGTCCGCCAGGCAGCAACCAAACCCGCGGGTCAGGTTGGTATATAGCCACTGATAGCCCCGTTCTTGGTAGGGCCGCAGCTCGGCTGCCAGCCCTTTGGAAAGAGCGGGACGTTGGCTTCGGGATAGCTCGGCTGCCAGCTCCTCCAGCGCCTGGGGCGGACGAAAAGGCACTTCCCCCAGCTCGCCGGTGAGGCAGGCGCGCAGCACCTCCAAGGAGGAGGGCCGGGGCACGGGGCGCTCCAACTTCTGCAGCAGGCGCCCGACGTCCTCCGGGCGCAAGAGAAGGTAGCCGTCTTTGATACGCACTAGGCCCGAGGCCGAACGGGCTAAACGCAGGAACTCCTCCCGGGTTAGGGTGGTATCGCCCACCGCCACTTCCCAGGAGAAGCTCAGCACCCGGTCCAGGTTCAAGAAGGATACCCCGGATTCCTTCACCGTGGCCCTCAGGATCACTCGAGCCTGAGCCAGCCGGCCCAGCTCTTTGGGAACCACCACCCTTACCCCCAAAAGGTTCAGGACGTCGTGGCCCCGTTCCAGAAACTCCGCCAGGCGTTCGACACTAAGGGTCAGGTGCGTCTTACCCCGCCCGTTTAGCGCCTCCAGGAGTTCGGGCAGGTGCTCGGCAGCCAGGGCGATCTGCCTGGCCACCTCGGAGCGCACCTCCTCTGCGGGCCGGGCAAACACGGACCGGTTCCGGCCGAACAATTTGGCCAAAGGCACCGGCGAGGCCAGGGGGTCCCGACGGCTTTCCACCTCTACCCGCAGCTCCAGCTCGCCACAAGTGTCTTCCCCGGCGGGAAGCTCGATCCGGAGCACCGGCCGCACCTCGCTGCTTTGCATGGTGAGCCGGGCCAGCCAGTCGGCCACCGCTTTGGCCGTGCGCTGCTCTTGGAAGCGGGAAGGCCGGTAAAGCTCCCCCCGGAAGAAGGCGGCCGTCACCGGGCCGGCGGCCGGGATCCCGGAGTAGCGCGCCACCAGCCGGGTGAGGAAAAGGGAAAGCACTTCCAGCGCGACCTCGACTTCGGTCAGCACCGTACGGTCCTTGGCCCGGAACACCAGGCCCGGGGGCGCGGCTTCCGCCAGCCGCCTCACTACTTCGGTTACCCGCTCCGACGTTACCAGGGGCCGGTAGCGCAGGCGAAACTCCCCTTTGGGTCCGGTCACCACCTCCGGACGGTAGGCGCCCGCGCGGGCCAAAGCCTGGGCGGTAGCCGCGGCGAGATTCAGGAACCGGACGGAAGGGGAACTTCTCTCCAGGGTGGGATCAAGGGCCAGGAAGAGGAAGAAGTCCAACCCCACCTCCACCGGTATGATCTCCCCGGTGCGGGGCTTC from Clostridia bacterium includes these protein-coding regions:
- a CDS encoding ABC transporter permease — protein: MSFWDALLTAVKSLSVNRTRSLLTALGVVIGVAAIIALVGLGEGLSARVTQQFTEMGANLITVMPGYIRASGSVVVGGQGQLTQDDFELLSQRLDPGLVAGIAPEASRMGQVKYQNANTMARIVGTTPEYMSVRNSYPDQGSFFDQTHLEGRRHVAVLGAQVAGDLFGEASPVGQKVKIEGMSFTVIGVMEAKGQEGFGSTDSQVLVPLNTFQARLGRGGLSSIYIAARSREVMDALQAQVTALMRQSHRLAEGEEDDFNVMNQATVLSSLNQTMGMITLFLAGIAAISLVVGGIGIMNVMLIGVAERTREIGIRLAVGARRRDVLLQFLLESLVLSLVGGAAGIALGIAGAYGLGQFAGTSALIKPSSVLLGLAFALAVGIFFGLYPARRAAGLQPAVALRYE
- a CDS encoding ABC transporter ATP-binding protein → MTQIEVRELVRTYRMGETEVRAVDGVSFEVEAGEFLAIMGPSGCGKTTMMHVLGCLDRADAGTYRLNGVEVTELGDGELARLRGRYVGFVFQAFNLIPRLTAVENVELPLVYAGVGARERRRRAREVLERVGMAHRADHSPAELSGGQQQLVSIARALVNDPVLILADEPTGNLDSATSARIMEIFSELNAEGKTIILVTHEADIAAYARRVLRMRDGKIVGDERR
- a CDS encoding efflux RND transporter periplasmic adaptor subunit — protein: MRRWHWALIAAVGVAALVGGVWWYYHGREAKTAAAQVRTATVTRGTLAVTVPGSGTFSPGREQEMLAPWEGIVKKVVEPGTVVAEGDPLAWMDDSDLRQQVEEAEQALETARLQLEEARLSAASQEQKAREELAQAESSLRTAELNLAAAQKELERSRTLYAAEAVSAAELEADEEAAEKAELAYADAKRTLEALAADQEVAEAQAGLTVRKAELAVQKAQSDLKELQADLEKSVIKAPFAGVVTSVAVEAGQEVQKNAQLLVLADTGTMLLTLQVDETDVPKVKAGQEVEVSLEAYPDESFRGSVLRVSPQAEQQNNISIFKIEVEVPNSEGKIHSGMTADGEIIVSREENVLLVPLAAVQRRGEEAVVMVMENGQPRPARVKLGADDGVNAVVTQGLQEGATVVLTTSAGTGAATTTSQAGSSRRQGVFLMGPGGPPPR
- a CDS encoding methyl-accepting chemotaxis protein, encoding MTAYEERAAVSEASTQEHTVLDCLIRAVPYIQELQVQECMIGVCDREKFLYHLSGQRLRMREDDREVVGKAISKQGSLYRAIQSGERVMVRVPKEAYGVEIRAVAVPVKDEAGTVVGAISLGVSVETQTKVMDMANRLSGLAQESAASTQQVAAASQALARHQADLVELFSGIGGLIERTGKVLEFINSVASTSNLLGLNAAIEAAHAGQYGRGFSVVAESIRKLANDSAAAVEDIRQVLKEVRQAVQAASQKVNEVAALGQELSASTQEMAAGSQALSGLAEDLRRLAETL
- the fliD gene encoding flagellar filament capping protein FliD — protein: MTISGLASGLDTEEIISQLMEIERAPVTRLETRKTELEAQKSAWTEIRTALLSLSGSLLTLRLSSTFNARTVTSSDQTVVYGTATASAAEGTYKITVTQLAQAHKIASNHQIEQISIEGTLSITVDGNDRDIALEVGDTLAEIRDKINTGAGDIVTATIIDSRLVLTSKTTGEQGDITLGGSEGILEALGLEAPLTLANAQNALFTVDGLQIVRSSNTVTDLIEGVTLNLVGLTEGSEEVTLEVARDTDTPVEAVQDFVEKYNSAMQLIAETLGKNSAGEKGDLFGDPTLARIQQQLRRLVFDPVSLSATEYTTAASIGLSTGSVSTALTFDRSGQLTLDTDKLTQALEEDPDGVYDLFASSEAEGIAVRLDEYLDTLTKASLGTSGSPGDGIISVKEKWLENSIEDIEEQIERWELRLELKEEQLRAQFTAMESVLATLQSQATWLALQVASLSGLSLTSGSGQS
- a CDS encoding DEAD/DEAH box helicase, with protein sequence MAVRRLFGKTRWGRAWVEALERIDYYTNRLPRGRRYAREGLVRHIEIVEGKVQAKVKGSRPSPYRVSIALRKFTKRQKQGIKAVVAGHPGLAAELSLGRLPEALLNLLADRGLSPLPSSWEEFDATCSCPDWANPCKHLAAVYYVLANEIDKDPFVLFTLRGLDPPGLLAAAGLSPAPTVRSDPFRPLEEVTPSGWEAPFSVELDLTLEEDASRALFALLPENPLFYPTGDFKKLLVQAYQNVSRTANELLPVEERPRLAGVDFWLLYPAKSLDVPAEARFFVSPYGRFPGYRTGRTVRKELPRPAEGALELKPRTGEIIPVEVGLDFFLFLALDPTLERSSPSVRFLNLAAATAQALARAGAYRPEVVTGPKGEFRLRYRPLVTSERVTEVVRRLAEAAPPGLVFRAKDRTVLTEVEVALEVLSLFLTRLVARYSGIPAAGPVTAAFFRGELYRPSRFQEQRTAKAVADWLARLTMQSSEVRPVLRIELPAGEDTCGELELRVEVESRRDPLASPVPLAKLFGRNRSVFARPAEEVRSEVARQIALAAEHLPELLEALNGRGKTHLTLSVERLAEFLERGHDVLNLLGVRVVVPKELGRLAQARVILRATVKESGVSFLNLDRVLSFSWEVAVGDTTLTREEFLRLARSASGLVRIKDGYLLLRPEDVGRLLQKLERPVPRPSSLEVLRACLTGELGEVPFRPPQALEELAAELSRSQRPALSKGLAAELRPYQERGYQWLYTNLTRGFGCCLADDMGLGKTVQAIALILKWKEEGRLSPPALIVCPTTLLGNWEKECRRFAPSLAVAVYHGAVRELPVSQVDVLITTYGILRRDLDRFCGREWSLLVVDEAQNLKNPESEQTRAVKSLPARARVALSGTPVENRLSELWSLFDFLNPGYLGSLAEFGRRFIVPIEKYRDRDRIEKLRQATAPFILRRLKTDRAVIKDLPDKVINNEYCHLAPEQAALYQEVVDETLRQIEASAGITRRGLIFKLLTALRQVCNHPVHFTRKGEPAKELSGKAERAVELINGVVRSGEKALVFTQFREMGELLVRLLSRELEEEILFFHGGLSPAARTALVERFQESADCPVMVVSLKAGGTGLNLTAATNVLHYDLWWNPAVEDQATDRAYRIGQTRTVMVYRLITLGTFEEKIDEMLSAKRELAELAVSAGERWLTELSDRELREIFALSRV